In a single window of the Corvus hawaiiensis isolate bCorHaw1 chromosome 19, bCorHaw1.pri.cur, whole genome shotgun sequence genome:
- the NOL11 gene encoding nucleolar protein 11, translating to MAALCESFTLRGPGPGGGGPGLCLEPGPGRDLVLLTERGRAATLFKISDQKPLGCWSVKHGQILTCPVVCNFETHEYIAVHDDKVLRIWKNEDINLDKAFKATLSADVYRIHSLPNGGPVVLFRGGGVRTLDVLLEAPQQEIENIISDEVIRWSGAFMEGQQPVLIFTTEKSGDFFVYVQKPKLSSLHKYKLEQQEASKPLCFTAHITNQTVTLLCLYSNDSVYQVLIPLQQDTEEEEILSKSLLLNFSVPGTVLKGTSLVVLDKDHIAVLGSLAVPGKEPRECLSIWNTKFQTLQTSKELPLGTNGQLWCYEENFFLIHGKVLTVIMYKCETSSLAAAVGKLKDSQNPDVSSFVNWNTLEDEELVVSFQSQESVALKAESKMNLRSRRSTVAKIQPEALSVGQLLLNLKDASTYVLETELRQLMSKAPTPDLQAAIGCVVTALTDRCKRNPKYYPQNFLLEIVETRDLSYSLCPDLMAVALEKKDMHLLQICLERFPDIPEEITYACLKTFLSISEAHLQNIDVNLDSVICYIDVESDDKEVKTEIVENGFGAEMDQDMYDTKIPKEAQSRSDGESCPVGLQKAALLNAVLHSAYTETFLLPHLKNLPAQEAILFLRYLYYLYVKCSEKVNTTLPGIRSPTINQIMDWMCLLLDAHFTVMVMLPEAKELLSNLHKFVRAQVRFYSELNKIEGSLRELQRLNHLRESQTYSIEVLEII from the exons ATGGCGGCGCTGTGCGAGAGCTTCACGCTGCGCGGGCCtggccccggcggcggcggccccgggttGTGCCTGGAGCCGGGCCCGGGCCGCGACCTCGTGCTGCTCAccgagcgcggccgggccgccACGCTCTTCAAG ATTTCGGATCAGAAGCCCCTGGGCTGTTGGTCAGTTAAACACGGGCAGATTCTCACCTGTCCTGTTGTGTGCAACTTTGAAACCCATGAGTACATCGCAGTTCATGACGACAAG GTTTTAAGAATATGGAAGAATGAAGACATTAACTTGGACAAAGCCTTTAAAGCAACA CTCTCAGCAGATGTGTACAGGATCCATTCCCTGCCCAATGGGGGGCCAGTGGTGCTGTTCAGGGGAGGTGGGGTTCGGACGCTGGATGTGCTTTTGGAAGCCCCACAACAGGAGATTGAAAACATTATCTCAGATGAAGTCATCAG GTGGAGTGGAGCTTTTATGGAAGGCCAACAACCTGTCTTAATTTTCACTACTGAGAAA agtggggatttttttgtctaTGTACAGAAACCTAAGCTGAGTAGTCTACACAAATACAAGCTTGAACAACAGGAAGCATCCAAGCCACTGTGTTTCACAGCACATATAACAAACCAAACTGTCACACTTCTGTGTTTGT attcCAATGACTCTGTGTACCAGGTTCTGATACCTCTGCAGCAAGATactgaggaagaagaaattttgTCCAAGTCACTACTACTAAACTTTTCAGTCCCAGGAACTGTTCTGAAAGGAACATCTTTAGTTGTCCTGGACAAAGACCACATTGCAGTGTTGGGCAGTCTGGCTGTACCTGGGAAAGAACCCCGAG AGTGCCTGAGCATATGGAATACAAAATTTCAGACGTTGCAAACCTCAAAGGAACTACCCCTGGGGACCAACGGCCAG tTGTGGTGTtatgaggaaaatttttttttaattcatgggAAAGTGTTGACTGTAATTATGTACAAGTGTGAAACATCATccttggcagctgctgtgggaaagcTCAAGGACAGTCAAAACCCtg ATGTGTCCTCATTTGTGAACTGGAATACCCTGGAAGATGAAGAGCTGGTGGTTTCCTTTCAGTCCCAGGAGTCTGTAGCTCTGAAAGCAGAGTCCAAAATGAAT TTAAGATCAAGAAGGAGCACTGTTGCTAAAATACAACCAGAGGCCTTATCAGTTGGGCAGCTCTTACTAAATCTCAAA gaTGCTTCTACTTATGTGTTGGAAACTGAATTAAGACAACTGATGTCAAAAGCACCAACCCCAGATCTGCAAGCCGCCATTGGCTGTGTGGTCACTGCCCTTACAGACAGATGTAAAAGAAATCCAAAGTACTACCCTCAAAATTTCCTGCTGGAGATTGTTGAAACCCGGGACTTATCCTACAG tTTATGTCCAGATTTAATGGCTGTTGCTTTGGAGAAAAAAGATATGCATCTCTTACAAATCTGCCTAGAACGGTTTCCAGATATTCCTGAAGAAATTACTTATGCTtgcctgaaaacatttttaag CATTAGTGAAGCCCATCTTCAAAATATAGATGTGAATCTAGATTCTGTGATCTGTTACATTGATGTTGAATCCGACGATAAAGAAGTTAAGACTGAAATTGTAGAAAATGGTTTCGGTGCAGAGATGGACCAGGACATGTATGATACCAAAATCCCAAAGGAAGCCCAATCCAGGAGTGATGGTGAATCCTGCCCTGTTGGGCTTCAGAAGGCAGCATTATT AAATGCTGTTCTCCATTCAGCTTACACTGAAACGTTTCTTTTGCCTCACCTGAAAAACCTTCCAGCTCAAGAAGCTATT CTATTTCTCAGGTATTTATATTACCTGTATGTGAAATGCAGTGAAAAAGTTAACACCACTCTTCCTGGAATACGCTCCCCCACGATAAATCAG ATCATGGATTGGATGTGCCTGTTACTTGATGCTCACTTCACTGTCATGGTGATGCTGCCAGAAGCAAAGGAGTTGCTTTCAAACCTGCATAAGTTTGTGAGAGCCCAA gtacGGTTTTACTCAGAACTCAACAAGATTGAAGGAAGTTTGCGGGAGTTACAAAGACTGAACCACCTGAGAGAATCTCAGACCTATTCTATTGAAGTGCTGGAAATTATTTGA